The proteins below are encoded in one region of Corynebacterium sphenisci DSM 44792:
- the gcvT gene encoding glycine cleavage system aminomethyltransferase GcvT: MTDTGSTIRRSALHGEHLALGADMDVIGGWEVPLRYRSELDEHRAVREAVGVFDLSQMGEIRVSGPDAPSFLAHSLISAMKPIALGKAKYTMIVQEDGGIIDDLIAYRLGVDEFMLVQNAGNCDDVLRTLEERVGGYDVRLDDRSVDTALIAVQGPRAEELLIRVAPDEAERTIRDLRYYSCTSLEIAGVESIIARTGYTGEDGFEIFAPMDRSVEVWRALLARGESLGVLPCGLDCRDTLRLEAGMPLYGKELTRSRTPLEAGFASLISPAKGRFIGRNALVNQPEPVRILVGLEIVGAAAPADGAALADGEGAEVGEVTSAAVSPTLHRVIAMGYVDKRCALAGTELSVAVDGEPRAATVAPMPFYNRKKQ, from the coding sequence ATGACCGACACCGGTTCCACCATCCGCCGCAGCGCCCTGCACGGGGAGCATCTCGCCCTCGGCGCCGACATGGACGTCATCGGCGGCTGGGAGGTGCCGCTGCGCTACCGCTCCGAGCTCGACGAGCACCGCGCCGTGCGCGAGGCCGTCGGCGTGTTCGACCTCTCCCAGATGGGCGAGATCCGGGTCTCCGGCCCGGACGCACCCTCCTTCCTGGCGCACAGCCTCATCTCCGCGATGAAGCCGATCGCGCTGGGCAAGGCGAAGTACACCATGATCGTGCAGGAGGACGGCGGCATCATCGACGACCTCATCGCCTACCGGCTCGGCGTGGACGAGTTCATGCTGGTGCAGAACGCCGGCAACTGCGATGACGTGCTGCGCACCCTGGAGGAGCGGGTCGGCGGCTACGATGTGCGGCTCGACGACCGCTCCGTGGACACCGCGCTCATCGCGGTGCAGGGTCCCCGCGCCGAGGAGCTGCTCATCCGGGTCGCCCCGGACGAGGCCGAGCGCACCATCCGGGATCTGCGCTACTACTCCTGCACCTCCCTGGAGATCGCCGGGGTGGAGTCCATCATCGCCCGCACCGGCTACACCGGCGAGGACGGCTTCGAGATCTTCGCGCCCATGGACCGCAGCGTCGAGGTGTGGCGGGCGCTGCTCGCCCGCGGCGAGTCCCTGGGTGTGCTGCCCTGCGGCCTGGACTGCCGGGACACGCTGCGCCTGGAGGCGGGGATGCCGCTCTACGGCAAGGAGCTCACCCGCTCCCGCACCCCCCTGGAGGCCGGGTTCGCCAGCCTGATCAGCCCCGCCAAGGGCCGGTTCATCGGGCGCAATGCCCTGGTCAACCAGCCGGAGCCGGTGCGGATCCTGGTGGGCCTGGAGATCGTCGGCGCGGCGGCGCCCGCCGACGGCGCCGCCCTGGCCGACGGCGAGGGCGCCGAGGTCGGGGAGGTCACCTCCGCGGCGGTGTCGCCCACCCTGCACCGGGTGATCGCGATGGGCTACGTGGACAAGCGCTGCGCCCTGGCTGGCACCGAGCTGAGCGTCGCCGTGGACGGCGAACCGCGCGCGGCCACCGTCGCCCCGATGCCCTTCTACAACCGCAAGAAGCAGTAG
- a CDS encoding ABC transporter ATP-binding protein, whose translation MTPTRSPDAPGPGLALVGLRKSYGGRTVLDGVDLAVAPGEIHGFVGANGAGKTTAMRIALGVLAADAGRAYLDGAVIDEGLRRRIGYMPEERGLYPRESVAGQLTYFARLHGVPAARAREQVAGLLELLGLADRAGDAVQTLSLGNQQRVQLAAALVHDPAALVLDEPFSGLDPVAVTVMSAALRRRAAAGVPVLFSSHQLDLVERLCDRVSILAGGRIAVSGTVAGLRARGPRRLALDCPGVDAAWAVARDGVTAAEPDPTAPSRLLLTMSRAADGTADEAAEQGLLTAALARGPVREFAPVTVPLTELYQEVVRS comes from the coding sequence ATGACCCCCACCCGCTCCCCGGACGCGCCCGGTCCGGGCCTGGCCCTGGTCGGGCTGCGCAAGTCCTACGGCGGGCGCACCGTGCTCGACGGGGTGGACCTCGCCGTCGCGCCGGGCGAGATCCACGGCTTCGTCGGCGCCAACGGCGCCGGCAAGACCACCGCCATGCGGATCGCCCTGGGGGTGCTCGCCGCCGACGCCGGCCGGGCCTACCTCGACGGGGCCGTGATCGACGAGGGGCTGCGCCGGCGGATCGGCTACATGCCCGAGGAGCGCGGGCTCTACCCCCGGGAGAGCGTCGCCGGGCAGCTCACCTACTTCGCCCGGCTGCACGGGGTGCCCGCCGCCCGCGCCCGGGAGCAGGTCGCCGGGCTGCTGGAGCTGCTCGGCCTCGCCGACCGGGCCGGCGACGCGGTGCAGACCCTGTCCCTGGGCAACCAGCAGCGGGTGCAGCTCGCCGCCGCCCTGGTGCACGACCCGGCCGCCCTGGTGCTCGACGAGCCCTTCTCCGGGCTGGACCCGGTGGCGGTGACCGTGATGTCCGCGGCGCTGCGCCGCCGCGCCGCCGCCGGGGTGCCGGTGCTGTTCTCCTCCCACCAGCTGGACCTGGTGGAGCGGCTCTGCGACCGGGTGTCCATCCTCGCCGGCGGCCGGATCGCCGTCTCCGGCACCGTCGCCGGGCTGCGCGCCCGCGGCCCCCGCCGGCTGGCCCTGGACTGCCCCGGGGTGGACGCCGCCTGGGCGGTCGCCCGGGACGGGGTCACCGCCGCCGAACCGGATCCGACGGCGCCGTCCCGGCTGCTGCTCACCATGTCCCGCGCCGCCGACGGGACCGCCGACGAGGCCGCCGAACAGGGGCTGCTCACCGCGGCCCTGGCGCGTGGCCCGGTGCGCGAATTCGCCCCCGTCACCGTCCCGCTCACCGAGCTCTACCAGGAGGTGGTGCGGTCATGA
- a CDS encoding HAD-IC family P-type ATPase: MARPVGLGPAEVARRVAEGRVNELPGATGRTVAQILRANVLTRVNAILAVLLALVLATGSLINGAFGLLIIANSAVGVIQELRAKRTLERLSIVGRARPRVIRGDAAPAELDREQVVVDDLVALAAGEQVVVDGELIAARGLEVDESMLTGEAEPVAKVAGEEVLSGSHVVSGSAVYRATRVGAEAYAAQITAQARRFTLVDSELMAGIDQILRVITWLLVPAAALSIWTQLTRAEDAVGGWREAVLAMVASLVPMVPEGLVLMTSIAFAAGVVRLGKRRVLVNELPAIEGLARVSVVCADKTGTLTENRMRLGRVLDAAADPADAGAPEAAPGHPAWPALAALCQVEERPNATATAIREGLDSRGVADPGWAATAEVPFSSARKWSAARFGDRGTWVLGAPDVLADPAAGPGPALAAAAAAAGAIAAGGRRVLMLARAAGEPTAAGAPPAGLAPVALVVLEQTIRADARATLDYFAAEDVAVKVLSGDDAAGVGAVAAELGLPGADHPVDARRLPADPRAFAEAVRANGVFGRVSPERKREMVNALTASGETVAMTGDGVNDVLALKDAAIGVAMGSGAAATRSVAQLVLLDDRFAALPPVVAEGRRVIAAIERVANLFLTKTIYSVLLALLVGIAGVRYPFEPIHVTVIGWFTIGVPAFVLALAPAQERARPGFARRVLRLAAPAGAIAAAAVFGHWLTVLPPDGAPAGQWARAATGTLAVLVIVASWVLAVVARPYRWWKVALLAGCAAGYAAIFTVPALARVLRIAALEPGQWARAAAFALPAAAAVELVWRVGRRRAGGPLRPRGAGHAVNGD; this comes from the coding sequence GTGGCGCGGCCGGTGGGCCTGGGCCCGGCGGAGGTGGCCCGGCGGGTCGCCGAGGGCCGGGTCAACGAACTGCCCGGGGCCACCGGGCGCACCGTGGCCCAGATCCTGCGGGCCAACGTGCTCACCCGGGTCAACGCCATCCTCGCGGTGCTGCTGGCGCTGGTGCTGGCCACCGGGTCGCTCATCAACGGCGCCTTCGGGCTGCTCATCATCGCCAACTCCGCGGTGGGCGTGATCCAGGAGCTGCGCGCCAAGCGCACCCTGGAGCGGCTGTCCATCGTCGGCCGGGCCCGGCCCCGGGTGATCCGCGGCGACGCCGCCCCGGCGGAGCTGGACCGGGAGCAGGTGGTGGTCGACGATCTGGTGGCCCTGGCCGCCGGGGAGCAGGTGGTGGTCGACGGGGAGCTCATCGCCGCCCGCGGCCTGGAGGTCGACGAGTCGATGCTCACCGGGGAGGCCGAGCCGGTGGCCAAGGTCGCCGGGGAGGAGGTGCTCTCCGGTTCGCATGTGGTCTCCGGGTCCGCGGTGTACCGGGCCACCCGGGTCGGCGCGGAGGCCTACGCCGCCCAGATCACCGCCCAGGCCCGCCGGTTCACCCTGGTGGACTCGGAGCTGATGGCCGGCATCGACCAGATCCTGCGGGTGATCACCTGGCTGCTGGTGCCGGCCGCGGCGCTGTCCATCTGGACCCAGCTCACCCGGGCCGAGGACGCCGTCGGCGGCTGGCGGGAGGCGGTGCTGGCGATGGTCGCCTCCCTGGTGCCGATGGTGCCCGAGGGCCTGGTGCTGATGACCTCCATCGCCTTCGCCGCCGGGGTGGTGCGCCTGGGCAAGCGCCGGGTGCTGGTCAACGAGCTGCCCGCGATCGAGGGCCTGGCCCGGGTGAGCGTGGTCTGCGCGGACAAGACCGGCACCCTCACCGAGAACCGGATGCGCCTGGGCCGGGTGCTCGACGCCGCCGCGGACCCGGCCGACGCGGGCGCGCCGGAGGCGGCCCCCGGGCACCCGGCCTGGCCGGCCCTGGCGGCGCTGTGCCAGGTGGAGGAGCGGCCCAACGCCACCGCGACCGCGATCCGGGAGGGCCTGGACTCCCGGGGGGTGGCCGACCCGGGTTGGGCGGCGACCGCGGAGGTCCCCTTCTCCTCGGCGCGGAAATGGTCCGCGGCGCGGTTCGGCGACCGGGGCACCTGGGTGCTCGGCGCCCCGGACGTGCTCGCCGACCCGGCCGCCGGGCCGGGGCCCGCCCTGGCCGCGGCCGCCGCCGCGGCGGGGGCGATCGCCGCCGGCGGCCGCCGGGTGCTGATGCTCGCCCGGGCGGCCGGGGAGCCGACCGCCGCCGGCGCCCCGCCGGCGGGGCTGGCGCCGGTGGCGCTGGTGGTGCTGGAGCAGACCATCCGGGCCGACGCCCGGGCCACCCTGGACTACTTCGCCGCCGAGGACGTGGCGGTGAAGGTGCTCTCCGGCGATGACGCCGCCGGGGTGGGCGCGGTCGCCGCGGAGCTCGGCCTGCCCGGGGCCGACCACCCCGTCGACGCCCGCCGGCTGCCCGCCGATCCGCGGGCCTTCGCCGAGGCGGTGCGGGCCAACGGCGTCTTCGGCCGGGTCAGCCCGGAGCGCAAGCGGGAGATGGTCAACGCGCTCACCGCCTCCGGGGAGACCGTGGCGATGACCGGCGACGGGGTCAACGACGTGCTCGCCCTCAAGGACGCCGCGATCGGGGTGGCGATGGGTTCCGGGGCGGCGGCGACGCGCTCGGTGGCGCAGCTGGTGCTGCTCGACGACCGCTTCGCGGCGCTGCCCCCGGTGGTCGCCGAGGGCCGGCGGGTGATCGCGGCCATCGAGCGGGTGGCGAACCTCTTCCTCACCAAGACCATCTACTCGGTGCTGCTGGCCCTGCTGGTCGGCATCGCCGGGGTGCGCTACCCCTTCGAGCCGATCCACGTCACCGTGATCGGCTGGTTCACCATCGGGGTGCCCGCCTTCGTGCTGGCCCTGGCCCCGGCCCAGGAGCGGGCCCGGCCCGGGTTCGCCCGCCGGGTGCTCCGGCTGGCCGCCCCGGCCGGGGCGATCGCCGCCGCCGCGGTGTTCGGGCACTGGCTCACCGTGCTGCCCCCCGACGGGGCCCCGGCGGGGCAGTGGGCGCGGGCGGCCACCGGCACCCTGGCGGTGCTCGTCATCGTGGCCTCCTGGGTGCTCGCCGTGGTGGCCCGGCCCTACCGCTGGTGGAAGGTGGCGCTGCTGGCCGGCTGCGCCGCCGGCTACGCGGCGATCTTCACCGTGCCGGCCCTCGCCCGGGTGCTGCGGATCGCCGCCCTGGAACCGGGCCAGTGGGCGCGGGCGGCGGCCTTCGCGCTGCCCGCGGCGGCGGCGGTGGAGCTGGTCTGGCGGGTGGGCCGGCGCCGGGCCGGCGGGCCCCTCCGGCCGCGAGGCGCCGGCCATGCCGTGAATGGGGATTAA
- a CDS encoding solute symporter family protein, with product MNNLMLLAENDPAQAGNPLLNIGVFVVFIVATMTVVTRVGKGGNKGASDFYTGGAQFSGTQNGLAIAGDYLSAASFLGIVGAIALNGYDGFLYSVGFFVAWLVALLLVAEPLRNVGKFTMADVLSFRLRQKPVRTAAAISTLFVTLFYLVAQMAGAGSLVAVLLNIDEPVWQSVIVAIVGLIMIAYVLIGGMKGTTYVQMIKAVLLVAAVIIMTVIILWGVKGNFSTLLQNAVDMHGKSATAAEKGYEARAILEPGLKYGGDFTHKLDFVSLGLSLVLGVAGLPHVLMRFYTVPTAKEARKSVTWAIVLIGGFYLLTLFLGYGAAALVGPDRILAAPGGANSAAPLLAYELGGSIFMAVVSAVAFATVLAVVAGLAITASASVGQDLYQAVIRNGQATEAEQVRVSRITVVVLGIAAIVLGILAMKQNVAFLVSLAFAIAAAANVPTILMSLFWRRFNTSGAVASMYTGVILSLVLIAFSPAVSGVPTAMLPNVDFSWFPLTSPGLVAIPLAFLAGIVGTLVGKPDHKEDLAAEMEVRSLTGVGTEAAVDH from the coding sequence ATGAACAACCTCATGCTCCTCGCGGAGAATGACCCGGCCCAGGCCGGCAACCCGCTGCTCAACATCGGCGTCTTCGTCGTCTTCATCGTCGCCACCATGACCGTGGTGACCCGGGTCGGCAAGGGCGGCAACAAGGGCGCCTCCGACTTCTACACCGGCGGCGCCCAGTTCTCCGGCACCCAGAACGGCCTGGCCATCGCCGGCGACTACCTCTCCGCGGCGTCCTTCCTGGGCATCGTGGGCGCCATCGCGCTCAACGGCTACGACGGCTTCCTCTACTCGGTCGGCTTCTTCGTCGCCTGGCTGGTGGCCCTGCTGCTGGTCGCCGAACCGCTGCGCAACGTCGGCAAGTTCACCATGGCCGATGTGCTGTCCTTCCGGCTCCGGCAGAAGCCGGTGCGCACCGCCGCCGCCATCTCCACCCTCTTCGTGACCCTGTTCTACCTGGTCGCGCAGATGGCCGGCGCCGGCTCCCTGGTCGCCGTGCTGCTCAACATCGACGAGCCGGTGTGGCAGTCCGTGATCGTCGCCATCGTCGGCCTCATCATGATCGCCTACGTGCTCATCGGCGGCATGAAGGGCACCACCTACGTGCAGATGATCAAGGCCGTGCTGCTCGTCGCCGCGGTGATCATCATGACCGTGATCATCCTCTGGGGCGTCAAGGGCAACTTCTCCACGCTGCTGCAGAACGCGGTGGACATGCACGGCAAGTCCGCCACCGCCGCGGAGAAGGGCTACGAGGCCCGCGCCATCCTGGAGCCCGGCCTGAAGTACGGCGGGGACTTCACCCACAAGCTCGACTTCGTCTCCCTGGGCCTGTCCCTGGTGCTCGGCGTCGCCGGTCTGCCGCATGTGCTCATGCGCTTCTACACGGTGCCCACCGCCAAGGAGGCGCGCAAGTCCGTCACCTGGGCGATCGTGCTCATCGGCGGGTTCTACCTGCTCACCCTGTTCCTCGGCTACGGTGCCGCGGCGCTGGTCGGCCCGGACCGGATCCTGGCCGCCCCGGGCGGCGCGAACTCCGCGGCCCCGCTGCTGGCCTACGAGCTCGGCGGCTCCATCTTCATGGCCGTGGTCTCCGCGGTGGCCTTCGCCACCGTGCTCGCCGTGGTCGCCGGCCTGGCGATCACCGCCTCCGCCTCCGTCGGCCAGGACCTGTACCAGGCGGTCATCCGCAACGGGCAGGCCACCGAGGCCGAGCAGGTGCGGGTGTCCCGGATCACCGTCGTGGTGCTGGGCATCGCCGCCATCGTGCTGGGCATCCTGGCGATGAAGCAGAACGTCGCCTTCCTGGTGTCGCTGGCCTTCGCCATCGCCGCCGCGGCGAACGTGCCCACCATCCTGATGTCGCTGTTCTGGCGCCGCTTCAACACCTCCGGCGCGGTGGCCTCCATGTACACCGGCGTCATCCTGTCCCTGGTGCTCATCGCCTTCTCCCCGGCGGTGTCCGGGGTGCCGACCGCGATGCTGCCCAACGTGGACTTCTCCTGGTTCCCGCTGACCTCCCCGGGCCTGGTCGCCATCCCGCTGGCCTTCCTCGCCGGGATCGTCGGCACCCTGGTCGGCAAGCCCGACCACAAGGAGGATCTCGCCGCGGAGATGGAGGTCCGCTCCCTCACCGGGGTGGGCACCGAGGCCGCCGTCGACCATTAG
- a CDS encoding PH domain-containing protein, whose product MFTHTYARELAADAGRARTALLAALPGLDGCTIVDEGEPIVVRRAGGERGRRFALTARLTPDAGVLRMAIHGGGESHGEFAAEIAAALPEGILADQGLPAALAAMARPELVLGGFELRHLANELIPGERVLLMASCHVRRNLSLAVLTDRRLLVKDRKLLRSGTREVVLAKITSLTTLTRISGDMVAVTAPNVTLRMKGMHPGRGKTFADLLRTRIDAAAAPAAEAGAPAGAGEVRALAALRERGLLTDAEFTVAKHRALGLGGTG is encoded by the coding sequence GTGTTCACGCACACCTACGCCCGGGAACTCGCCGCCGACGCCGGCCGCGCCCGCACCGCGCTGCTGGCCGCCCTCCCCGGGCTGGACGGCTGCACCATCGTCGACGAGGGCGAGCCCATCGTGGTGCGCCGCGCCGGCGGGGAGCGGGGCCGCCGGTTCGCGCTCACCGCACGGCTCACCCCGGACGCGGGCGTGCTGCGGATGGCCATCCACGGCGGCGGGGAATCCCATGGCGAGTTCGCCGCGGAGATCGCCGCCGCGCTGCCGGAGGGGATCCTCGCCGATCAGGGCCTACCCGCGGCGCTGGCCGCCATGGCCCGCCCGGAGCTGGTGCTCGGCGGTTTCGAGCTGCGCCATCTGGCCAATGAGCTCATCCCCGGGGAACGGGTGCTCCTGATGGCCTCCTGCCATGTGCGCCGGAACCTCTCCCTGGCGGTGCTCACCGACCGGCGGCTGCTGGTGAAGGACCGCAAACTGCTGCGCTCCGGCACCCGGGAGGTCGTCCTGGCGAAGATCACCTCCCTGACCACGCTGACCAGGATCTCCGGGGACATGGTGGCGGTGACCGCGCCGAACGTCACCCTGCGGATGAAGGGGATGCATCCGGGCCGGGGCAAGACCTTCGCGGATCTGCTGCGCACCCGGATCGACGCCGCCGCGGCGCCGGCGGCGGAGGCCGGGGCGCCGGCCGGCGCCGGGGAGGTGCGCGCCCTGGCCGCGCTGCGGGAGCGCGGCCTGCTCACCGATGCCGAGTTCACCGTGGCCAAGCACCGGGCGCTGGGCCTGGGCGGGACCGGCTGA
- a CDS encoding aldo/keto reductase, whose amino-acid sequence MSDIPLLDLNDGHDIPQLGLGTWRMDDEVARVAVRTAISLGYRHIDTAALYGNEAGVGRGIADAIAAGEVDRTELFLTTKVWNDDQGAARTRAAAAASLDRLGLDYVDLLLVHWPVPAAGRYVETYETILALREEGLTRSAGVANFYPEVLDDLPEAPAVNQVELHPGWPQDALVAEHARRGIVTESWAPLGRGADFGDPRVAGLAAELGRTPAQVVLRWHLQRGLVAIPKSANPDRMAENLGALDFTLDEAAMAALAGLAGPDRRIGGDPRTFGE is encoded by the coding sequence ATGAGCGACATTCCCCTCCTCGATCTCAACGACGGCCACGACATCCCCCAGCTGGGCCTGGGCACCTGGCGGATGGACGACGAGGTCGCCCGGGTCGCGGTGCGCACCGCCATCTCCCTGGGCTACCGGCACATCGACACCGCCGCCCTCTACGGCAACGAGGCCGGGGTGGGCCGCGGCATCGCCGACGCGATCGCCGCCGGGGAGGTCGACCGCACCGAGCTCTTCCTCACCACCAAGGTGTGGAACGACGACCAGGGCGCGGCGCGCACCCGCGCCGCCGCCGCGGCCAGCCTGGACCGGCTGGGCCTCGACTACGTGGACCTGCTGCTGGTGCACTGGCCGGTGCCGGCCGCCGGGCGCTACGTGGAGACCTACGAGACGATCCTGGCGCTGCGCGAGGAGGGGCTGACCCGCTCCGCCGGGGTGGCGAACTTCTACCCCGAGGTCCTCGACGACCTGCCCGAGGCCCCGGCGGTCAACCAGGTGGAGCTGCACCCCGGCTGGCCCCAGGACGCCCTCGTCGCCGAGCACGCCCGCCGCGGCATCGTCACCGAATCCTGGGCCCCGCTGGGCCGCGGCGCCGACTTCGGCGATCCCCGGGTCGCCGGGCTCGCCGCGGAGCTGGGCCGCACCCCCGCCCAGGTGGTGCTGCGCTGGCACCTGCAGCGCGGCCTGGTCGCCATCCCCAAGTCCGCCAACCCGGATCGGATGGCGGAGAACCTCGGCGCGCTCGACTTCACCCTCGACGAGGCGGCGATGGCGGCGCTGGCCGGGCTCGCCGGGCCGGATCGCCGGATCGGCGGGGATCCGCGCACCTTCGGCGAGTAA
- a CDS encoding enoyl-CoA hydratase, which yields MSNAQAGPEGPVPAEVRVVHDGAITEITIDRDHRRNALSAAVCAAIADGVDAAAARAGARVIIVRGAGRAFCAGADLDGSHSQGAFHEQLRRMLTTMQDCPLIIIADIQGPAVGAGMQLAMAADLRVVGEGAWFQVPPVKLGIAVDPWTIRRARVLLGGARARTLLLGAARMDVAGAVACGFASYEGDSARVDELAAEIAGYAPMSLRYHKMVLNDDETHREPTAAERELYRAVWASADAAEAAAARAERRAPVFRGV from the coding sequence ATGTCGAACGCCCAGGCCGGCCCCGAGGGCCCCGTCCCCGCCGAGGTGCGCGTCGTCCACGACGGCGCGATCACCGAGATCACCATCGACCGGGACCATCGGCGCAATGCGCTGTCCGCCGCGGTGTGCGCGGCCATCGCCGACGGCGTGGACGCCGCCGCGGCCCGGGCCGGCGCCAGGGTGATCATCGTGCGCGGGGCGGGCCGGGCCTTCTGCGCCGGGGCGGACCTGGACGGCTCGCACTCCCAGGGCGCCTTCCACGAGCAGCTGCGCCGGATGCTCACCACCATGCAGGACTGCCCGCTCATCATCATCGCGGACATCCAGGGCCCGGCGGTGGGCGCCGGGATGCAGCTGGCCATGGCCGCGGATCTGCGGGTGGTCGGGGAGGGCGCCTGGTTCCAGGTGCCGCCGGTGAAGCTGGGCATCGCGGTGGACCCGTGGACCATCCGCCGGGCCCGGGTGCTGCTCGGCGGGGCGCGGGCGCGCACCCTGCTGCTGGGCGCGGCCAGGATGGACGTCGCCGGGGCGGTGGCCTGCGGCTTCGCCTCCTACGAGGGGGATTCGGCGCGGGTCGACGAGCTCGCCGCGGAAATCGCCGGCTACGCCCCGATGAGCCTGCGCTACCACAAGATGGTGCTCAACGACGACGAGACCCACCGCGAGCCCACCGCGGCCGAACGGGAGCTCTACCGGGCGGTGTGGGCCTCCGCGGACGCCGCCGAGGCTGCCGCCGCCCGCGCCGAACGCCGGGCCCCGGTGTTCCGGGGCGTCTAG
- a CDS encoding Ltp family lipoprotein — MSTPLPEPRKTGLKEKWSALSRGKKIGVVLAVLFVIGLIGSILSPADPEETTTASQGATTTVVETVSAEPTAEEAAPDPTTAEGAAEEDPGEEVPVEYRNALRSAERYLSTMPFSKRGLYDQLTSEYGSGFEPDAAQYAVDNVEVDWNEQALKSARTYQDTMAMSKSAIYDQLVSEAGEQYTPEQAQYAVDNLPD; from the coding sequence ATGAGCACCCCGCTCCCCGAACCCAGGAAGACCGGCCTGAAGGAGAAGTGGTCCGCGTTGAGCCGCGGCAAGAAGATCGGCGTCGTCCTTGCCGTCCTCTTCGTCATCGGCCTCATCGGCTCGATCCTCTCCCCCGCCGACCCCGAGGAGACCACCACCGCCTCGCAGGGGGCCACCACGACCGTGGTGGAGACCGTCTCCGCGGAGCCCACCGCCGAGGAAGCGGCCCCGGATCCCACCACCGCGGAGGGGGCGGCCGAGGAGGACCCCGGCGAGGAGGTGCCGGTGGAGTACCGCAATGCGCTGCGCAGCGCCGAGAGGTACCTGTCCACCATGCCCTTCTCCAAACGGGGCCTGTACGACCAGCTGACCAGCGAGTACGGGTCGGGCTTCGAACCCGACGCCGCCCAGTACGCGGTCGATAACGTCGAGGTGGACTGGAATGAGCAGGCGCTGAAGTCCGCGAGGACCTACCAGGACACCATGGCGATGTCGAAGTCGGCCATCTACGACCAGCTGGTCTCCGAGGCCGGTGAGCAGTACACCCCGGAGCAGGCCCAGTACGCGGTCGACAACCTGCCCGACTAG
- a CDS encoding helix-turn-helix transcriptional regulator, with translation MGTTGAGRRRPIHNRIAVLRAERGMSRAELAEAIEVNRQTIGALERGDHYPSLDLAFRICGVFGLPVEAVFSREEFTPMSERLYGAATPR, from the coding sequence ATGGGCACGACAGGGGCGGGCCGCCGCCGGCCGATCCACAACCGCATCGCGGTGCTGCGCGCGGAACGGGGCATGTCCCGCGCCGAGCTCGCCGAGGCGATCGAGGTCAACCGGCAGACCATCGGCGCCCTGGAGCGCGGGGACCACTACCCCAGCCTGGATCTGGCCTTCCGGATCTGCGGGGTCTTCGGCCTGCCCGTGGAGGCGGTGTTCTCCCGGGAGGAGTTCACCCCCATGTCCGAGAGGCTCTACGGCGCCGCGACGCCCCGATGA
- a CDS encoding DUF485 domain-containing protein, with product MSAHPAPASRHTPTAEEYRYVQGTEEFQHLRSTFRGFAIPLTVAGLVWYLAYILVAIFAPDIMTIELFRNVNLGFLLGFLQFVTTFAITAWYISFGNKNLTEKQTVIREAMETGQIAQKMKEGK from the coding sequence GTGAGCGCACATCCCGCGCCGGCTAGCCGGCACACACCCACGGCGGAGGAATACCGCTACGTGCAGGGCACGGAGGAGTTCCAGCACCTCCGGTCCACCTTCCGCGGCTTCGCCATCCCGCTGACCGTCGCCGGCCTGGTCTGGTACCTCGCCTACATCCTGGTCGCGATCTTCGCCCCGGACATCATGACCATCGAGCTGTTCCGCAACGTCAACCTCGGCTTCCTGCTCGGGTTCCTGCAGTTCGTGACGACCTTCGCGATCACCGCCTGGTACATCTCCTTCGGCAACAAGAACCTCACGGAGAAGCAGACCGTCATCCGCGAGGCCATGGAGACCGGCCAGATCGCGCAGAAGATGAAGGAGGGCAAGTAG